From one Polyangia bacterium genomic stretch:
- a CDS encoding rhodanese-like domain-containing protein, with the protein MSKRVLPAEAADLLNQGWTYLDVRSVPEFDQGHPTGALNIPLLHAQGGRMVPNPDFVRVVEATFPKGERLVVGCKSGGRSLQAAALLGAAGYTTVVDMRGGFHGERDPMGRVACAGWLESGLPTNTTADPEKTYAVLATKTK; encoded by the coding sequence ATGAGCAAGCGCGTGTTGCCAGCCGAGGCCGCCGATCTTTTGAATCAGGGTTGGACTTATCTTGACGTCCGGTCAGTCCCGGAGTTCGACCAGGGGCATCCGACCGGCGCGCTGAATATTCCGCTTTTGCACGCCCAGGGCGGGCGAATGGTTCCGAACCCGGACTTCGTTCGGGTGGTGGAGGCGACCTTCCCCAAAGGGGAGCGGTTGGTCGTCGGGTGCAAAAGCGGCGGTCGATCGCTGCAGGCCGCGGCCCTGCTGGGCGCCGCGGGCTACACCACCGTCGTCGACATGCGCGGCGGTTTTCACGGTGAACGCGACCCCATGGGCCGGGTCGCCTGCGCCGGCTGGCTGGAATCCGGTCTGCCGACCAACACCACAGCCGATCCCGAAAAAACCTACGCCGTCCTCGCCACAAAAACGAAGTAG